AACTTTTTTGCCAAGATCAAGCAGTATCGGGCAATTGCCACACGCTACGATAAACGAGCCGTCAATTTTCTAGGAGCTATTTACCTAGCAGCCTCTGTTATATGGCTTAATTGATGACACGCCCTAGACAAAGCCGAACAAGCAAAAAAGTCTATTCTCGCGAAAGTACCGGATGCAGACCTCGACATCATTGAGCTAGATCTCAGCAAACTATCCTCAGTCCGGGCGTTTGCCGACACCTATCGGCAGCAGTTCTCTCATCTGGATTTACTGATCAACAATGCTGGCATCATGATTCCGCCCTATACAAAGACAGAAGATGGTTTTGAAAGCCAGATGGGCGTCAACCATTTGGGCCACTTTTTGCTGACGACTCTTTTAATTGATCTAATGCCCGATACCTCAGAGGCCAGAGTGGTTTCCCTCAGCAGCAACGCCCACAAGCTCGGGAAAATCAACTTTGATGATTTGCAATCAGAACGTAATTATTCTCGATTTTGTGCTTACGCTCAGAGCAAATTAGCCTGTCTCATGTTTGCCAACGAACTGAGTCGCAAGCTAGTCGCTTCAGACCGCCAAACGCTGTCCGTCTGCGCCCATCCTGGTGGCTCCGATACCGAACTCAGCCGACATATGTCTACAGGCACCATTAAGCTACTGAAGCTGAGTGGCTTATCTTTGATCACCCACTCTCCGGCAGAGGCAGCCCAACCCACTCTATATGCAGCGTTGGCCCCCGATGTTAGCGGCGGGGACTATTTTGGTCCCCAGGGCTTCTTAGAAATGAGCGGAAAACCTGGCAAAGTATCTCAGTCAAACTCAGCACAGAACCGAGGCGTGGCTCAACAACTATGGGAGACCTCCGAAGATCTCACTGGAGCAGCAGATCTTTGCAGATAAAGAGTAGATTCACCATCTGAAAATCCCCACTCATTCGATTGACTCTCTACCGCTAAAAGATTTCATCTGCTTGCCGCTTCGAGCAGATTGACGCAAGCGGTATATTCACAGATTGCTAGAGTTTAATCATCATTGATTAAGAATTATAAACAAGCGCATATTTCGCTCGCCTCTCATTGATATGAAGCTTGGGTATGCAAACAGTCGGGAGCTATTTCTCTACAGGGAAAAATGCTCCTAATAATGCATGAATTCAACTGACTTGTGATTGTCTCCAGAATTTCATTAGCGGCTATGACTAAAGGATATTTTTCACACTCATTTCTGCAGAATGTACTCAAAATCCTACTCTCGACCCTCGGCATATGGATAGGGCGGGAGGCTTTTTTATCCTCCGTTTCTGCCCAAATCCTCCTACGTCCGTTGATTTTACCGAGTCTTAACACCGAAAGCCCTGACTATTATTTTGACTTCAGTGAAGACATCTTCCTAAAAAAAACTGCCGAAGGATGCGTTCCAGGGAAATTCGTTCATATAGGAAGAGGCGGCTTGCCTCCAAGACCAACAGACGTCTTGACTTTCCCAGCGGTTTGGCATGACTTACGCCAATTGCCCCGACCCTTTAAAAAAGTAGAGCAGCGTAAGCTGCAAAAGAATGTCATACCGGCGGCAGAGATTCCTATTGAAGCCCAAAATTGGCAAGCTCAAGCAAATAAACAGCTAGCACTAATTACGCCGAACCCGAAGTCAGAATTTTCCGCCCTAGATGATACAAGTACCTGTTAATAGGAATAGGGATTTCGGGGTTCTGGAATGGGCTTGAGGGAATCAGCCACGATCACAAGCTGCCGTTTGCTGTCTAGGGTTTCAGTCTGCATCTGCCCCTTGACAGCAAACCATTGGTCGATGGGGTAAGCTTTGCGATCTGCCTTGAGCTTTACGGGTAAACCAATTGGATAGG
The sequence above is drawn from the Acaryochloris thomasi RCC1774 genome and encodes:
- a CDS encoding transposase — protein: NFFAKIKQYRAIATRYDKRAVNFLGAIYLAASVIWLN